In Astyanax mexicanus isolate ESR-SI-001 chromosome 17, AstMex3_surface, whole genome shotgun sequence, a single window of DNA contains:
- the LOC125782473 gene encoding uncharacterized protein LOC125782473 codes for MDRAKSKCKIPYRDKLNKEAKERYLEKIEGINGLDPYEHHEWTGDFNELPQITIPDVFSYLVCGVSAYTFEQFRNYKSLEAHLQFTNGWVQDLQIFRVNDQKTVVLTKVLHSQRLNEPPLQPWVIVSSSGQVDCAHCTCMAGIAESCTHIGALLFKIEAAVRIRVTKTVTDVPAYWMMPTNVDKVQAEVGYKIDFSTGAAKKKALDKCIRGERSMPSIRTRVGSRSLCEHKPTLSNLSPLLQILHTHSKAVCLSGMEDYYHHYADPVKPVVVPMSLLHLRDKGKDGCELSVLQQHCESLTNLVALTEAQAAAVEVQTRQQHRSPVWFTSRAGRITASNVHAVVSTSVTAPAMSIVRKVCYPKKTATTAAIKWGIDHEEEARQAYVKLTATQHENLNVEKCGFIINPSFPEVGASPDGFINCTCCGKGCLEIKCTFKYQNNFIMQACAGDSNFCLQLTDGELNLKQTHKYYSQVQTQIFVTGSKYCDFVVWSQKDCVVVRILPNMAFWTTLLAKAQNFFFKVSLPELVACYYTRAASTAPNAKPLTEIQPSCTRPGKQTQKNMTKMWCLCKGPEEQDDMVACDNENCAIQWFHFRCVGLTQAPSASEPWFCATCTKMQKCQ; via the exons ATGGACCGTGCGAAGAGCAAGTGCAAGATACCTTACCGCGATAAgctaaacaaagaagcaaaggaACGCTACCTTGAGAAAATTGAGGGAATTAATGGGCTTGATCCGTACGAACATCATGAGTGGACAGGTGATTTTAACGAGCTACCACAAATTACTATTCCTGACGTGTTTAGCTACCTTGTTTGTGGCGTGAGCGCCTACACATTCGAGCAGTTCAGGAATTATAAATCTCTCGAAGCTCATCTTCAGTTTACCAATGGATGGGTGCAGGACCTGCAGATTTTCAGAGTCAATGACCAAAAAACCGTCGTTCTCACAAAG GTTTTGCACTCTCAGCGCCTCAATGAACCTCCGCTTCAACCCTGGGTGATTGTCAGTTCTAGTGGCCAAGTGGACTGCGCGCACTGCACATGCATGGCTGGCATTGCAGAGTCTTGTACACACATTGGGGCTCTCCTGTTTAAAATTGAGGCTGCAGTGCGTATACGCGTGACCAAAACAGTCACTGATGTTCCAGCTTATTGGATGATGCCCACTAATGTTGACAAGGTTCAAGCAGAGGTAGGTTACAAGATTGACTTCTCCACTGGTGCGGCTAAGAAGAAGGCCCTTGACAAGTGCATCAGAGGGGAGAGAAGTATGCCAAGTATACGTACTCGTGTTGGTTCCAGAAGTCTGTGTGAGCATAAACCCACACTTTCAAACCTGTCTCCCTTGCTTCAGATTTTGCACACTCATAGCAAGGCTGTTTGTCTTTCTGGAATGGAGGACTACTACCATCATTATGCAGACCCTGTTAAGCCAGTGGTAGTGCCAATGTCATTACTGCATCTTCGTGACAAAGGAAAGGATGGATGTGAACTGTCTGTTCTGCAGCAGCACTGTGAGAGCCTTACAAACCTGGTGGCGCTAACAGAGGCACAGGCAGCAGCAGTGGAAGTTCAGACAAGACAGCAGCATCGATCCCCTGTCTGGTTCACATCAAGAGCAGGAAGAATAACAGCTTCCAATGTCCACGCTGTTGTGTCCACCAGTGTCACTGCACCAGCCATGTCGATTGTGAGAAAAGTGTGCTACCCCAAAAAAACAGCAACCACAGCTGCAATCAAATGGGGGATAGATCATGAGGAAGAAGCAAGGCAAGCCTATGTCAAGCTGACAGCAACCCAACATGAGAACCTGAATGTGGAGAAATGTGGGTTTATAATAAATCCATCCTTTCCAGAAGTCGGGGCTTCTCCTGATGGTTTCATCAACTGCACATGCTGTGGGAAAGGGTGTCTGGAAATCAAATGCACATTTAAGTACCAGAACAACTTCATCATGCAGGCCTGTGCAGGTGACAGCAATTTTTGTCTCCAGCTAACTGATGGGGAACTAAACCTTAAGCAGACACACAAGTACTACAGCCAAGTACAAACACAGATCTTTGTGACTGGGTCAAAGTATTGTGACTTTGTAGTGTGGTCACAGAAAGACTGTGTTGTAGTTCGGATCTTACCCAATATGGCCTTCTGGACGACACTTCTGGCAAAGGCACAGAACTTTTTCTTCAAGGTGTCTTTACCAGAGCTTGTAGCTTGTTACTACACCCGAGCAGCTTCCACAGCGCCCAATGCTAAGCCTTTAACTGAAATACAGCCATCTTGCACAAGACCAGGAAAACAGACACAAAAGAACATGACCAAAATGTGGTGCCTTTGCAAAGGGCCCGAAGAGCAGGATGACATGGTGGCTTGTGACAATGAAAACTGTGCAATTCAGTGGTTCCACTTCAGGTGTGTAGGACTCACTCAGGCACCTTCAGCGAGTGAGCCATGGTTCTGTGCCACATGCACTAAGATGCAAAAATGTCAGTGA
- the zgc:113019 gene encoding uncharacterized protein zgc:113019, whose translation MVNACCVIKCHNRSHDRRGKRISNGVRFFSFPAWKQHGGSQLAELTKRRRIAWVAAVRRKNITFSSISRHMFVCSRHFHTGKPAYEYLECHPDWVPSLHLGHTEVKATHTERFSRRTKRQQAVTGDNTVPSVPPDLVGLTKMDETPGVDAKRPEVDEAAPGSEVDEVASKDNAEGQLECGFCSHRNDEINRLLEENRKLKEELSRKKMDEQFFHDDVMVRYYTGLPCFAVLKGVLTQLLPCLPQTGRKLSQFQMLILTLMRLRLNLPIQHIAHLFCIDRKKVSTTFRDTIGVMFTHLSPLVHWPERHCLQGSMPHQFVEAFGNRIAVIVDCFEINIERASNLKARAQTFSHYKHKHTLKYLIGITPQGAVSFISKGWGGRASDKHVTENSGLLQKLLPGDLVLADRGFDIRDIVGLMCAEVKIPTFTRGRCQLDAKDVEETRKIAHLRVHVERVIGCVRTKYTILSGNIPLSMVLPCEGEDMVLLDKVVSVCCALTNMCPSVVLKP comes from the exons ATGGTGAATGCTTGTTGCGTTATCAAGTGCCACAATCGCTCCCACGACCGGAGGGGGAAACGTATTTCAAATGGAGTGCGTTTTTTCAGCTTCCCAGCTTGGAAGCAACACGGAGGATCACAGCTCGCAGAGCTAACAAAGAGACGCCGCATAGCATGGGTGGCTGCTGTAAGACGCAAAAACATAACCTTCAGCAGTATTTCCCGACACATGTTTGTGTGCTCACGACATTTCCACACAG GGAAGCCAGCCTATGAATATTTAGAGTGCCATCCTGACTGGGTACCTTCTTTACATCTTGGGCACACAGAAGTCAAAGCGACGCACACTGAACGATTTAGCCGTAGGACAAAGAGACAGCAAGCTGTCACAGGGGACAACACTGTACCTTCAGTCCCACCGGATCTAGTTGGTCTGACAAAGATGGATGAAACCCCAGGTGTAGATGCAAAGAGGCCAGAGGTGGATGAAGCTGCACCGGGGTCAGAGGTGGATGAAGTTGCCTCCAAGGATAATGCTGAAGGCCAGCTCGAATGCGGATTTTGCAGCCACAGAAATGACGAAATTAACCGCTTGCTGGAGGAGAATAGGAAACTGAAGGAAGAGCTGTCCCGAAAGAAAATGGATGAGCAATTCTTTCATGATGATGTGATGGTCAGGTATTATACTGGGCTTCCGTGTTTTGCTGTTTTGAAGGGTGTGCTGACTCAGCTTCTTCCCTGTCTCCCACAGACAGGCCGAAAACTTTCACAATTTCAGATGCTGATCCTTACTCTAATGCGCCTGAGGCTAAATCTGCCAATCCAACACATTGCACACCTCTTCTGCATTGACCGAAAGAAGGTCTCCACCACATTTAGAGATACCATAGGTGTAATGTTTACACACCTCAGCCCTTTGGTGCACTGGCCAGAGAGACACTGCTTGCAAGGCAGCATGCCACATCAGTTTGTGGAGGCTTTTGGCAATCGTATTGCAGTCATTGTGGATTGCTTTGAAATTAACATTGAGAGAGCATCAAATCTGAAAGCTAGAGCACAAACATTTTCCCATTACAAACACAAGCACACTCTAAAGTATCTCATTGGCATCACACCACAAGGAGCTGTCTCTTTCATTTCCAAAGGTTGGGGAGGTCGTGCGAGTGACAAGCATGTGACTGAAAACAGTGGCCTTCTTCAAAAACTACTGCCTGGAGACTTGGTTTTGGCTGATCGTGGATTTGACATCAGGGACATTGTTGGACTAATGTGTGCAGAAGTAAAAATCCCCACGTTCACAAGAGGTCGCTGCCAGCTGGACGCAAAAGATGTTGAGGAGACACGGAAGATAGCTCACCTTAGGGTCCATGTGGAGAGGGTGATTGGATGTGTACGTACAAAATACACCATACTAAGTGGGAACATACCACTGAGCATGGTGCTCCCTTGTGAAGGTGAGGACATGGTTTTACTGGACAAAGTTGTGTCTGTGTGCTGTGCTTTGACTAATATGTGCCCCAGTGTTGTTCTGAAACCATGA